One Desulfobulbus propionicus DSM 2032 DNA segment encodes these proteins:
- a CDS encoding adenylate/guanylate cyclase domain-containing protein: MKTPVVLLAADDAQAGEVMAILSHIKMIRCRDVSAAIHICARQAVAVVLIVEDALAMDGCQVFAALNAAQPGVAGVLLSASLRPELPRGVLEVGLSGLVEWPGNPVHLTRAVELVLERHRLQQENIRLRTLIPLYSLGEQFLAATSEQEILDGLVTAVEQQTGASHISVMLYDLQEGSLHIAASRGMDPVLARSIRLKPGAQIAGWVFQQGKSVILNKEDQHASIFSALLRQPDIVSAVSFPLRIRERVIGVLNISQKLTDERFSEADTELLGIICSQAANALENLRARQQLAATIRMRTLFEQYVAPEVAELLLKGGNTDLMALGEITEVTVLFADIRNFTRLVQRIDLRELRVFLNEFFQFFTEEVFHWQGTVDKFMGDAVLAVFGAPIKLERPNLAAAHAAWAVRRRFAELREQWMRRSAEFALVDLGIAVTCGTIFLGNIGSTKRLDYTVVGNEVNIAQRLSAESSSGRIYITEAVRQAIADHFELKELGEMHLRGVEKAIPVFTLLGEKEQTR; this comes from the coding sequence ATGAAAACTCCTGTGGTCCTCCTTGCCGCCGACGATGCGCAGGCCGGGGAGGTAATGGCGATATTGTCGCACATAAAGATGATTCGCTGCCGCGACGTATCGGCGGCAATCCACATCTGTGCCCGCCAAGCAGTTGCCGTGGTGCTGATTGTCGAGGATGCCCTCGCCATGGACGGCTGCCAGGTCTTTGCCGCTCTCAATGCTGCCCAGCCGGGCGTGGCCGGGGTGTTGCTGTCCGCTTCGCTCCGTCCGGAATTGCCGCGGGGCGTGTTGGAGGTGGGCCTTTCCGGATTGGTGGAATGGCCTGGCAATCCGGTGCATCTGACACGGGCCGTCGAGCTGGTTCTGGAACGCCACCGGTTGCAACAGGAAAACATCCGGTTACGCACCCTGATTCCCCTCTACAGCCTCGGCGAGCAATTTCTTGCGGCGACCAGTGAGCAGGAAATCCTCGATGGCTTGGTGACCGCGGTGGAACAGCAGACAGGCGCCAGTCATATTTCGGTAATGCTTTATGACCTCCAGGAAGGGAGTCTTCATATTGCCGCTTCCCGGGGCATGGATCCGGTCCTGGCCCGATCCATCCGGCTCAAGCCCGGGGCCCAGATCGCCGGTTGGGTTTTTCAGCAGGGCAAGTCGGTCATTCTTAACAAGGAGGATCAGCATGCCTCCATCTTTTCGGCGCTGCTCCGCCAGCCAGATATCGTTTCCGCTGTTTCTTTTCCGCTCCGCATTCGCGAACGGGTGATCGGGGTGCTCAACATCAGTCAAAAATTGACCGATGAACGTTTTTCCGAGGCGGATACCGAACTGCTCGGGATCATTTGCAGCCAGGCGGCCAATGCCCTGGAAAATTTGCGGGCACGGCAGCAGTTGGCCGCAACTATCCGCATGCGCACCCTGTTCGAACAGTATGTGGCCCCCGAGGTGGCTGAGCTGCTGCTGAAAGGCGGCAATACCGATTTGATGGCGTTGGGCGAAATCACCGAGGTGACCGTCCTTTTTGCCGATATCCGCAATTTTACCCGTTTGGTCCAGCGCATCGATCTGCGGGAACTCCGCGTGTTCCTCAACGAATTCTTTCAATTTTTCACCGAGGAAGTGTTTCACTGGCAGGGGACGGTCGATAAGTTCATGGGGGATGCGGTCCTGGCGGTGTTCGGCGCACCGATCAAGCTGGAGCGGCCAAACTTGGCGGCAGCGCATGCTGCATGGGCGGTCAGGAGACGGTTTGCGGAGCTGCGGGAGCAATGGATGCGGCGCAGCGCTGAATTTGCCTTGGTGGATTTGGGGATCGCCGTAACCTGCGGCACGATTTTTCTGGGCAATATCGGCTCCACCAAGCGGCTCGATTACACGGTGGTCGGCAATGAGGTCAATATTGCCCAGCGCCTGTCCGCCGAGTCCTCATCGGGCCGGATTTATATCACCGAGGCGGTGCGCCAAGCGATCGCCGATCATTTCGAGCTCAAGGAATTGGGCGAGATGCACCTGCGGGGAGTTGAAAAAGCCATTCCGGTCTTTACGCTTCTTGGCGAAAAAGAACAAACACGATGA
- a CDS encoding GTP cyclohydrolase I FolE2 codes for MPLQSVGISNFTCPVRIPEKGGGIQHTVAVIDLLARTPQDRLASCVTLMTGLLAEFLPDVNAGIFPALLSKVRQQLQAREAKLEMRFPYFIAKHAPVTGTVSLMEYQCVFTASSETSGEPQLTVVVPVTTLCPCSKEISEAGAHNQRAEVTLTVRPLGLIWLEDLIAMVEGCGSSEVYALLKRPDEKYVTEKAYAQPMFVEDVARKVAQRAMTHPEIAWFSVGVESFESIHKHSAYAFVDSRDLEPHSVAS; via the coding sequence ATGCCTTTACAATCCGTCGGAATCAGCAATTTCACCTGCCCTGTTCGCATCCCTGAAAAGGGGGGCGGCATTCAGCACACCGTCGCGGTCATCGACCTGCTCGCGCGCACCCCCCAGGATCGGCTCGCGTCCTGTGTCACTCTCATGACCGGACTATTGGCCGAGTTTCTGCCGGACGTGAATGCCGGCATCTTCCCCGCCCTGCTGAGCAAAGTGCGCCAACAGCTCCAGGCCAGGGAGGCCAAGCTGGAAATGCGGTTTCCCTACTTCATCGCCAAACACGCTCCGGTCACTGGAACCGTTAGCCTCATGGAGTACCAGTGTGTCTTTACCGCCTCGTCGGAAACCAGCGGCGAGCCCCAGCTGACGGTGGTGGTCCCGGTCACCACCCTTTGCCCCTGTTCCAAGGAAATCAGCGAGGCCGGCGCCCACAACCAGCGGGCCGAGGTCACCCTCACCGTCCGGCCGCTGGGCCTGATCTGGCTGGAAGATCTGATCGCCATGGTGGAAGGGTGCGGCTCGTCCGAGGTCTATGCCCTGCTCAAGCGTCCCGATGAAAAATATGTGACGGAAAAGGCCTATGCCCAGCCGATGTTCGTCGAGGATGTAGCCCGCAAGGTGGCCCAGCGGGCCATGACTCACCCCGAGATCGCCTGGTTTTCGGTGGGAGTGGAGAGTTTTGAATCGATCCACAAGCACAGCGCCTATGCCTTTGTCGACAGCCGCGACCTCGAGCCTCATTCCGTGGCCTCCTGA
- a CDS encoding phosphoribosylglycinamide formyltransferase: MRKMAVLLSGSGRTLDNFHERITAGTLRAEIQVVISNVAGALGLAKAERYGYPAFYAQENDEINRILAGYDVDLIALAGYLKLYTPPPSLRRAVLNIHPALIPSFCGAGYYGHHVHEAVKARGCTVSGCTVHFANECYDQGPIVLQHCVALEDSDTPDDIAARVFAVECETYPEAINLVDAKGVDYFWERVKA; this comes from the coding sequence ATGCGTAAGATGGCGGTGCTCCTCTCCGGTAGCGGCAGGACGCTGGACAATTTCCACGAACGGATTACTGCCGGAACGCTGCGGGCCGAGATTCAGGTGGTGATTTCCAACGTCGCTGGCGCCTTGGGCCTCGCGAAAGCCGAACGCTACGGCTATCCAGCCTTTTATGCCCAGGAGAACGACGAGATCAACCGCATCCTCGCTGGTTACGACGTTGATTTGATCGCCCTGGCCGGCTACCTCAAGCTGTACACTCCGCCCCCTTCCCTGCGGCGCGCGGTGCTCAATATCCACCCGGCGCTCATCCCCTCCTTTTGCGGCGCGGGGTATTATGGGCACCACGTTCATGAGGCGGTCAAGGCCAGGGGATGCACGGTAAGCGGCTGTACCGTCCATTTCGCCAACGAATGCTACGACCAAGGGCCAATCGTGTTGCAGCACTGCGTGGCCCTGGAGGACAGCGACACTCCCGACGATATCGCGGCCCGGGTGTTTGCCGTGGAATGTGAAACCTACCCCGAGGCGATCAATCTGGTGGATGCCAAAGGGGTGGACTATTTTTGGGAGAGGGTGAAGGCATGA
- the pyrR gene encoding bifunctional pyr operon transcriptional regulator/uracil phosphoribosyltransferase PyrR, whose product MTARTIMIGTDIERSLDRISLEIVERNHGVNDLSIIGIHTGGVFLAQRIKQKIEEREEALLPSGNLDITLYRDDWSLISQNPIVRKSDIGFLLEDKKVILVDDVIFTGRTIRAAMDAIMDYGRPLSIQLAVLVDRGGRELPIQPDYVGMSVSPAPNERVDVLLSEKDNRDAVVLSKR is encoded by the coding sequence ATGACCGCACGGACCATTATGATCGGCACGGACATTGAGCGCAGCCTGGATCGGATCAGCCTGGAGATCGTGGAACGCAACCACGGGGTCAACGACCTCTCGATCATCGGCATCCATACCGGCGGCGTCTTTCTCGCCCAACGGATCAAGCAGAAGATCGAAGAGCGGGAGGAGGCGCTGCTACCCTCGGGCAACCTGGACATCACCCTGTACCGGGATGACTGGAGCCTGATCTCGCAGAACCCGATTGTCAGAAAATCGGACATCGGCTTTCTGCTCGAAGATAAAAAGGTCATCCTGGTCGATGACGTCATCTTCACCGGCCGGACCATTCGGGCCGCCATGGATGCGATCATGGACTATGGGCGGCCGCTGTCGATCCAACTGGCTGTGCTGGTGGATCGAGGTGGTCGCGAGTTGCCGATTCAACCCGACTATGTGGGCATGAGCGTCAGCCCAGCCCCCAATGAGCGGGTCGATGTGCTGTTGAGCGAGAAGGACAACCGTGACGCGGTGGTTCTTTCCAAACGTTGA
- a CDS encoding replication-associated recombination protein A, translated as MLAQLPHSPLAERMRPTRLEDFVGQRHLVGEGKFLNQLIDSGRIPSLVLWGPPGSGKTTLATILAHAVSAHFVFFSAVLSGVKEIRQIVDQAKSVHEQDGRPTILFVDEIHRFNKSQQDAFLPHVESGLLTLIGATTENPSFQITAPLLSRCQVLLLAPLDRNDLKQVMRRALIDTSVGFGDDRLTIDDQALDLLADTADGDCRRALNHLETAAALTLEQLKRQPAAGEAERTITVAQVRETLQQKTLRYDARGEEHYNLISALHKSLRDSDPDGAVYWLGRMLLGGEDPLYIARRMIRFASEDIGNADPQALQVALNGREAYHMLGSPEGELALYQVAAYLATAPKSNAVYVCTHRVRADIERTGSLPVPLHIRNAPTALMKDFGYGHGYQYAHDDRDGLVLQEHLPPELAGRVYYEPTTRGYEAVIKDRLTKWKQILKQRAQQHELQQRNK; from the coding sequence ATGCTTGCACAACTACCCCACAGTCCGCTCGCCGAGCGGATGCGCCCCACCCGCCTGGAAGATTTTGTCGGCCAGCGCCATCTGGTTGGCGAGGGCAAATTCCTCAACCAGCTGATCGACAGCGGCCGAATTCCCTCGCTGGTCCTCTGGGGGCCGCCCGGATCGGGCAAGACCACCTTGGCCACCATCCTTGCCCACGCCGTCTCTGCCCATTTCGTCTTTTTCTCCGCAGTACTCTCGGGGGTCAAGGAGATACGGCAGATCGTCGATCAGGCCAAGTCTGTCCATGAACAGGACGGCAGGCCGACCATTCTCTTTGTCGACGAAATCCACCGCTTCAACAAGAGCCAGCAGGACGCCTTTCTGCCCCACGTGGAAAGTGGCCTGCTGACCCTGATCGGAGCGACAACGGAAAATCCGTCGTTCCAGATCACCGCTCCCCTGCTCTCCCGCTGCCAGGTCCTGCTCCTCGCTCCACTCGACCGCAACGATCTCAAACAGGTCATGCGGCGCGCCCTCATCGATACCTCGGTCGGTTTCGGTGACGATCGTCTGACCATCGACGATCAGGCCCTCGACCTCCTGGCCGATACGGCGGACGGTGACTGCCGACGAGCGTTGAATCATCTGGAAACGGCGGCCGCCCTGACCCTGGAGCAGCTCAAGCGCCAGCCAGCGGCTGGAGAGGCAGAGCGAACGATCACCGTCGCCCAGGTGCGGGAAACACTGCAGCAAAAAACCCTCCGCTATGACGCCAGGGGCGAGGAACACTACAACCTGATTTCAGCCCTGCACAAAAGTCTGCGCGACAGCGATCCGGACGGTGCGGTCTACTGGCTGGGCAGGATGTTGCTCGGAGGCGAGGACCCACTCTATATTGCCCGACGGATGATTCGGTTTGCTTCCGAGGACATCGGCAATGCCGATCCACAAGCCCTGCAAGTGGCCCTAAACGGCCGTGAAGCCTACCATATGCTCGGTTCGCCAGAGGGCGAACTGGCACTCTATCAGGTGGCTGCTTATCTGGCCACCGCTCCGAAAAGCAATGCGGTCTACGTGTGCACCCATCGGGTACGGGCGGACATCGAACGTACGGGGTCCCTGCCGGTCCCCCTGCACATCCGCAATGCGCCGACAGCACTGATGAAGGATTTTGGCTACGGCCACGGCTACCAATACGCGCACGACGACCGGGACGGTCTGGTGCTGCAGGAACACCTGCCTCCGGAGCTGGCGGGCCGCGTCTACTACGAGCCGACCACCCGCGGCTACGAGGCGGTGATCAAGGACCGATTGACCAAATGGAAACAAATACTCAAACAGCGAGCGCAACAGCATGAACTGCAACAACGGAATAAATAA
- a CDS encoding manganese-dependent inorganic pyrophosphatase encodes MSVYVVGHKSPDTDSVTAAIAYAALMKAKGEDYVPAVAGKLNPESEMVLKQFGFATPETLTDATGKKIALVDHSDLAQAPDNLAAGEVVAVVDHHKIGDVTTNQPIFFCNMPVGCTGTVLKILYDLEGVKVDPKVAGLMLAAILSDTVNFKSPTCTDADKKAVKELAAIADVKDTEALFMEMLKAKSAVAGVPAMDLLHRDYKDFDMKGKKVGVGQLELATLDQVADMRDALYNAMKEQKGSERHSVLLMLTDVVKEGTDLMVLSDDPALIEGAFGKKLSGNSMWIDGMMSRKKQTIPNLQKAFGC; translated from the coding sequence ATGTCTGTTTATGTTGTAGGTCACAAAAGTCCGGATACCGATTCTGTAACCGCCGCCATCGCTTATGCAGCGCTGATGAAGGCCAAGGGTGAGGATTATGTTCCCGCCGTTGCTGGCAAGCTGAATCCCGAGTCCGAGATGGTGTTGAAGCAGTTCGGTTTTGCCACCCCCGAGACCCTGACCGATGCCACCGGCAAGAAAATTGCCCTGGTTGACCACAGCGATCTGGCTCAGGCTCCGGACAATCTGGCCGCCGGCGAGGTTGTGGCCGTCGTCGACCATCACAAAATCGGTGATGTGACCACCAATCAACCGATCTTCTTCTGCAACATGCCGGTTGGCTGCACCGGTACCGTGCTCAAGATCCTCTATGATCTGGAAGGCGTGAAGGTTGATCCTAAGGTTGCTGGTCTGATGCTGGCCGCCATCCTCAGCGATACCGTCAATTTCAAGTCCCCGACCTGCACTGACGCCGACAAGAAGGCCGTGAAGGAATTGGCCGCAATCGCCGATGTCAAGGACACCGAAGCATTGTTCATGGAGATGCTCAAGGCCAAGAGTGCCGTTGCCGGCGTTCCGGCCATGGACCTGCTCCATCGCGACTACAAGGATTTCGATATGAAGGGTAAAAAAGTCGGCGTCGGTCAGCTCGAGCTTGCCACCCTGGATCAGGTAGCCGACATGCGCGATGCCCTGTACAATGCCATGAAAGAGCAAAAGGGCAGCGAACGGCATTCCGTCCTGCTGATGCTCACCGACGTGGTCAAGGAAGGCACCGACTTGATGGTGCTCTCCGATGATCCCGCTCTGATCGAAGGCGCTTTCGGTAAGAAGCTTTCCGGCAACTCCATGTGGATCGACGGCATGATGAGCCGCAAGAAACAGACCATTCCGAACCTGCAGAAGGCATTCGGCTGCTAA
- a CDS encoding RNA-binding S4 domain-containing protein, with protein sequence MDSVRIDKWLWAARFFKTRSLAAKAVSGGHVTLNGNKAKPSRMVQKGDMLVIRQELLAFTVQIIALSEQRGPAAAARTLYAETQDSMDRREQLAAERRMARLQGNPPERRPDKHERRKIRQFLKKE encoded by the coding sequence ATGGACAGTGTGCGCATCGACAAATGGCTGTGGGCCGCCCGCTTTTTCAAGACCCGGTCCTTGGCGGCCAAGGCGGTGAGCGGCGGCCATGTGACCCTCAACGGCAACAAAGCCAAGCCGTCCAGAATGGTGCAAAAGGGTGACATGCTGGTCATTCGCCAGGAATTGCTGGCATTCACGGTGCAGATCATTGCCCTCAGCGAGCAGCGCGGGCCGGCGGCGGCAGCCAGGACCCTGTATGCGGAAACCCAGGACTCCATGGACAGGCGTGAACAACTGGCAGCCGAACGACGGATGGCTCGTCTGCAGGGCAATCCACCCGAGCGGCGGCCGGATAAACATGAACGGCGGAAAATCCGTCAATTTTTGAAAAAAGAGTAA
- a CDS encoding IMP cyclohydrolase, translated as MKRVERALISLTDKSGCEDFAGALAAMGIEILSTGGTAQKLRASGIAVTDVSEFTGFPEMLDGRVKTLHPLVHGGILNQRANEAHQQQCRQHGIKPIDIVAVNLYAFAQTVAKAGCTLADAIEHIDIGGPTLLRASAKNFHDVTVIVDPADYPQVLTELHAYGNTTLATRFRLARKVFELTASYDTAIAQWLRTVDPATDPFFAGAEDHA; from the coding sequence ATGAAACGAGTGGAACGGGCGCTGATCAGCCTGACCGATAAATCGGGATGTGAGGATTTTGCCGGGGCGCTGGCCGCCATGGGCATCGAGATCCTGTCCACGGGTGGTACGGCCCAGAAGCTGCGCGCAAGCGGCATTGCGGTAACCGATGTGTCTGAATTCACCGGTTTTCCCGAGATGCTCGATGGCCGGGTCAAGACGCTGCATCCCCTGGTTCATGGCGGCATCCTCAACCAGCGCGCCAACGAAGCCCATCAACAACAGTGCCGGCAGCACGGGATCAAGCCGATCGACATCGTGGCGGTCAACCTTTATGCCTTTGCCCAGACCGTGGCCAAGGCCGGCTGTACGTTGGCGGACGCCATCGAACATATCGACATCGGCGGTCCGACCCTGTTGCGGGCCTCGGCCAAGAATTTTCACGATGTCACCGTGATCGTCGATCCGGCCGATTACCCCCAGGTGCTCACTGAGTTGCATGCGTACGGCAACACCACCTTGGCCACCCGGTTTCGCCTGGCCCGCAAGGTGTTTGAGCTGACCGCAAGCTATGACACCGCCATTGCCCAATGGCTGCGCACCGTCGACCCGGCCACCGATCCTTTTTTCGCCGGAGCCGAAGACCATGCGTAA
- a CDS encoding sensor histidine kinase has translation MTEHPNTIPIPPDLEIVCRRIREKAESYEQYNFSQGRNDFLKAFFDLAQEYDSLDDFYRICVSVPLALVGVSSSLYLCQGEANGLQLVCSSERGVLPHPEPARRLIRMQEEPYELDGSYMVPIFSKYPSYSRTGSDCSRKDLEQGPLWNDFRGLCGGGRTLGMYEVRRQGGLSETDRFFFAKYANRIGYNLDNRLIARQNIDRLKFINTLVIDIEHNIIVPNMYFRHLFNQLKKKIGLIDELKREIVDRQGPEPLAGPCGYCCGKLQALQEDLLKYYQEIVKHHANMSLFIESLFRREHFERGHLVLHPKRCLVEKEVIIPQLEHYASRLKAANITVDRPQNMHEEEFPILVDIGLLAQVYANLFSNAAKYTKEIIDHAGRPRKAMAYGREVVENFIRPGQKGVKFNVFTTGPTMSEEQGNQLFQEGMRGDDNPDVPGTGHGLSFIRLVVEMHGGRVGYEPTAEGNNFFFILPLPPVDYPLALCPPGE, from the coding sequence ATGACTGAGCACCCGAACACTATTCCCATCCCGCCGGATCTGGAAATCGTCTGCCGCCGCATCCGGGAAAAAGCGGAGAGTTATGAACAGTATAACTTCTCCCAGGGGCGCAACGATTTTCTCAAGGCCTTTTTTGACCTGGCCCAGGAGTACGATTCCCTGGATGATTTTTATCGGATCTGTGTTTCCGTTCCCTTGGCGTTGGTCGGGGTGTCCAGTTCGCTCTATCTCTGTCAGGGCGAGGCAAATGGCCTGCAGCTGGTTTGTTCCAGTGAGCGGGGAGTCCTGCCGCATCCAGAACCGGCGCGACGGCTCATCCGGATGCAGGAGGAGCCCTACGAACTGGATGGCTCCTACATGGTGCCGATTTTTAGCAAGTATCCATCGTATAGTCGTACAGGAAGCGACTGTTCCCGGAAGGACCTGGAACAGGGGCCTCTATGGAATGATTTTCGTGGCCTGTGCGGTGGCGGCCGGACTTTGGGCATGTATGAGGTGCGGCGCCAGGGGGGGCTTTCCGAGACCGATAGGTTCTTCTTTGCCAAATACGCCAACAGAATCGGCTATAATCTCGATAATAGGTTGATTGCTCGACAAAATATCGATCGGCTGAAATTCATCAACACCCTGGTGATTGACATTGAGCACAATATCATTGTGCCCAACATGTATTTCCGCCACCTGTTTAATCAGCTAAAAAAGAAAATCGGCCTGATTGACGAGCTGAAACGGGAGATCGTCGACCGCCAGGGGCCGGAACCGTTGGCCGGGCCTTGCGGCTACTGTTGCGGCAAACTCCAGGCCCTGCAGGAGGACCTGCTCAAGTACTACCAGGAGATTGTCAAGCATCACGCCAACATGAGCCTCTTCATCGAGAGCCTGTTCAGGCGCGAACATTTCGAGCGGGGGCATCTTGTCCTGCATCCCAAGCGCTGCCTGGTGGAAAAGGAAGTGATCATCCCCCAGTTGGAGCACTATGCCAGTCGGTTGAAGGCTGCCAATATCACCGTCGACCGGCCGCAGAACATGCACGAGGAAGAATTTCCGATCTTGGTGGACATCGGCCTGCTGGCGCAGGTCTACGCCAACCTGTTCTCCAATGCGGCCAAATATACCAAGGAAATCATCGATCATGCCGGCAGGCCGCGCAAAGCCATGGCCTATGGCCGCGAAGTGGTCGAGAATTTCATCCGGCCCGGCCAAAAAGGGGTGAAATTCAATGTATTCACCACCGGTCCCACCATGTCGGAAGAACAAGGCAACCAACTGTTCCAGGAAGGGATGCGTGGCGACGACAATCCGGATGTGCCCGGAACCGGCCATGGGCTGTCGTTCATTCGTCTTGTTGTCGAAATGCATGGCGGTCGAGTCGGGTACGAGCCCACGGCCGAAGGCAATAATTTTTTCTTCATCCTCCCCCTGCCTCCTGTCGATTATCCCCTGGCCCTTTGTCCGCCGGGTGAATGA
- a CDS encoding PilZ domain-containing protein: MNIEQRRSPRLVDYLPLEVHVVHKRDGHVIAGPFSGRIIDLSIHGACLLMSQVMHERFHLFYSTRETDERLLHLTIDHPPELQHCTLAAQPVWMALFRQQQIRAFKIGVEFTGNPEKQHMREIQEALRKNRPERSNKWIELCSYFAGRRERDCR, from the coding sequence ATGAACATTGAGCAGCGCCGATCCCCCCGCCTTGTCGATTACCTCCCTCTTGAAGTGCATGTCGTCCACAAACGGGACGGCCACGTCATTGCCGGCCCGTTCTCGGGAAGAATCATCGACCTGTCGATCCATGGCGCGTGCCTGCTGATGAGCCAAGTCATGCACGAACGTTTTCACCTCTTCTACTCGACCCGCGAGACGGATGAGAGGTTGTTGCACCTGACCATCGATCATCCACCCGAGCTGCAGCATTGCACCCTTGCTGCCCAACCGGTCTGGATGGCGCTCTTTCGACAGCAGCAAATACGCGCCTTTAAGATAGGGGTCGAATTCACGGGGAATCCGGAAAAGCAGCACATGCGGGAAATTCAGGAAGCGTTGCGAAAAAATCGGCCAGAGAGAAGCAACAAATGGATTGAATTGTGCAGTTATTTCGCGGGCCGCAGAGAGCGGGACTGCCGCTGA
- a CDS encoding NAD-dependent succinate-semialdehyde dehydrogenase encodes MKVRHQELLRSQCFAGGRWIDSVAGKRIEVVDPASGRAIGSVPALDNRETAAVIEAAHRAWPGWRALTAKDRSRLLRRWFDLLVEHHRDLAVIMTMEQGKPLAEAREEVLHGASYVEWYAEEAKRVYGDTIPIGQQGKRIVVLKEPVGVCAAITPWNFPSSMVTRKAAPALAAGCPVVVKPSSSTPFSALALARLAEEAGMPPGVFNVVTGPAAVIGAEMTANPLVRKLSFTGSTQVGKILMRDCAATVKRVSLELGGHAPFIVFDDADLDEAVRGAMASKYRNSGQTCVCANRFIVQEKVYARFAAKLVEAVQQLRVGNGFEEGVQQGPLIDLDAVRKVEAQIDDAVAKGARIACGGKRLGTAGFFFEPTVLLDASPEMLIASDETFGPVAPLFSFKDDQEAVALANNTPYGLAAYFYSRDIGRIWRTAEALEYGMVGINTGRTSSEAAPFGGIKESGIGREGSKYGLEEYLELKYLCFGGLGTSA; translated from the coding sequence ATGAAAGTACGTCATCAAGAGCTGTTGCGCTCCCAATGCTTTGCTGGTGGTCGATGGATAGACAGCGTCGCCGGCAAACGGATAGAGGTGGTTGATCCGGCCAGCGGCCGGGCCATCGGTTCGGTGCCAGCCCTAGACAACAGGGAAACCGCGGCCGTCATCGAGGCCGCCCATCGCGCCTGGCCGGGTTGGCGAGCCTTGACCGCCAAGGATCGGTCGCGGCTGCTGCGGCGATGGTTCGATCTGCTGGTCGAACACCATCGCGACCTGGCGGTGATCATGACCATGGAACAGGGCAAGCCGCTGGCTGAGGCCAGGGAGGAGGTGCTTCACGGCGCCAGTTATGTCGAATGGTACGCGGAAGAGGCCAAGCGGGTGTACGGCGACACCATTCCCATCGGCCAGCAGGGCAAACGGATCGTGGTGCTCAAGGAGCCGGTGGGCGTCTGTGCCGCCATCACCCCCTGGAATTTTCCTTCCTCGATGGTCACCCGCAAGGCAGCGCCCGCCTTGGCCGCCGGCTGTCCGGTGGTGGTCAAGCCGTCGAGCAGCACCCCCTTTTCCGCTCTGGCCCTGGCCCGATTGGCCGAGGAGGCCGGCATGCCGCCCGGGGTGTTCAATGTGGTGACCGGTCCGGCGGCGGTGATCGGCGCCGAGATGACCGCCAACCCCCTGGTCCGCAAGCTCAGCTTCACCGGTTCGACCCAAGTGGGCAAGATCCTCATGCGCGACTGCGCCGCCACGGTCAAGCGGGTTTCTCTGGAATTGGGAGGACATGCCCCGTTCATCGTTTTCGACGACGCTGACCTCGACGAGGCGGTCCGGGGAGCCATGGCTTCGAAATATCGCAACTCCGGGCAAACCTGTGTGTGTGCCAACCGCTTCATTGTTCAGGAAAAGGTGTATGCACGGTTTGCCGCCAAACTGGTCGAGGCCGTCCAGCAGCTCAGGGTGGGCAATGGGTTCGAGGAAGGGGTGCAGCAGGGGCCGCTGATCGATCTGGACGCGGTGCGCAAGGTCGAGGCGCAGATTGACGATGCCGTGGCCAAGGGGGCGCGGATTGCCTGCGGTGGCAAACGGTTGGGAACGGCCGGATTTTTCTTCGAACCCACGGTGCTGCTTGACGCCAGTCCCGAGATGCTGATTGCCAGTGACGAGACCTTCGGTCCGGTGGCGCCGCTCTTTTCCTTCAAAGACGATCAGGAGGCCGTGGCCTTGGCCAACAACACGCCCTACGGACTGGCCGCTTACTTCTACAGTCGCGATATCGGACGAATTTGGCGGACCGCCGAGGCGCTCGAGTACGGCATGGTGGGGATCAATACCGGCCGGACGTCATCGGAGGCGGCGCCGTTCGGCGGCATCAAGGAATCGGGCATCGGACGGGAAGGGTCAAAGTACGGCCTTGAGGAATATCTGGAGCTGAAGTACCTCTGTTTCGGCGGGCTGGGCACATCCGCTTGA